The following are from one region of the Ruficoccus sp. ZRK36 genome:
- the dapF gene encoding diaminopimelate epimerase — translation MIFSKYHALGNDYLVLDPQDCPQCPSPEDTVKICHRNFGLGSDGILYGPEKTDEADFALRILNPDGSEAEKSGNGLRIFSRYLFDTGRVSGEPFTVKTLGGIVTCEVRDGGDEIEVEMGKVSFDSEKIPVIGEPREVLDEPIEIKGKTWTSYAATIGNPHVVLPMEKVTKELACEIGPILETMIGRFPNRTNVQLLQIIDRNNIKIEIWERGAGYTLASGSSSSAAAAVAHKMGACDSDITVHCPGGDIGIRIGEDFAINMVGPATRVGRYEMDEAVLKQTLPEA, via the coding sequence ATGATTTTTTCCAAATACCACGCTCTCGGTAATGACTACCTCGTGCTCGACCCGCAGGACTGCCCGCAGTGCCCCTCCCCCGAGGACACGGTCAAGATCTGCCACCGCAACTTCGGGCTCGGCTCGGACGGCATCCTCTACGGCCCCGAAAAGACCGACGAGGCGGACTTCGCGCTGCGCATCCTCAATCCGGACGGCAGCGAGGCTGAGAAAAGCGGAAACGGCCTGCGCATTTTTTCGCGCTACCTCTTCGACACCGGTCGCGTCAGCGGTGAACCTTTTACCGTGAAAACGCTGGGCGGCATCGTCACCTGCGAGGTGCGTGACGGCGGCGATGAGATCGAAGTCGAGATGGGCAAGGTCAGCTTTGACAGCGAAAAGATCCCCGTCATCGGCGAGCCACGTGAGGTACTCGACGAGCCGATTGAAATCAAGGGTAAGACCTGGACGAGCTACGCCGCCACTATCGGTAACCCGCACGTCGTGCTGCCGATGGAAAAAGTCACCAAGGAGCTGGCCTGCGAAATCGGACCGATCCTTGAGACCATGATCGGCCGCTTCCCCAACCGCACGAACGTACAGCTGCTTCAGATCATCGACCGCAACAACATCAAGATCGAGATCTGGGAGCGCGGCGCGGGCTACACCCTCGCCTCCGGCTCCAGCAGCAGCGCCGCCGCCGCCGTCGCCCACAAGATGGGTGCCTGCGACAGCGACATCACCGTGCACTGCCCCGGCGGCGACATCGGCATCCGCATCGGCGAGGACTTCGCCATCAACATGGTCGGCCCCGCCACCCGCGTCGGCCGCTATGAGATGGACGAGGCCGTCCTCAAGCAGACCCTGCCTGAGGCGTAG
- a CDS encoding DUF5069 domain-containing protein: protein MKHYDYQKHLHSIWEKAVTQYEGGQRDAQTYFDTDEEMWLRANGITPQEIYDFAEDYVSSGEPDFATFAMICDVRRNYFFEKMKGKASGKIVSNDSYTPKDAEVDGIRWLPRIIEKAKAKLHGELDDDTMYGCGGDRAFLKEHDIHPAEFLRIVAEHEDDDRAVIDWVKQRSAAKA, encoded by the coding sequence ATGAAACACTACGACTACCAGAAACACCTGCACAGCATCTGGGAAAAAGCGGTCACGCAATACGAAGGCGGCCAGCGCGACGCCCAGACCTATTTCGACACAGACGAGGAGATGTGGCTGCGTGCCAACGGCATCACCCCGCAGGAGATCTACGACTTCGCCGAGGACTACGTCAGCTCCGGCGAGCCAGACTTCGCGACCTTTGCCATGATCTGCGACGTGCGCCGCAACTATTTCTTCGAGAAGATGAAGGGCAAAGCGAGCGGTAAGATCGTATCCAACGACAGCTACACGCCCAAGGACGCGGAGGTCGACGGCATCCGCTGGCTGCCCCGCATCATCGAAAAGGCAAAGGCAAAGCTCCACGGCGAACTCGACGACGACACCATGTACGGCTGTGGCGGCGACCGCGCCTTTCTCAAGGAGCATGACATCCACCCGGCCGAGTTCCTGCGCATCGTAGCCGAGCACGAGGACGACGACCGCGCCGTCATCGACTGGGTCAAACAGCGCTCCGCCGCCAAGGCATAA
- a CDS encoding RNB domain-containing ribonuclease — MDLESKIIEALSRPDYVPLNQPDLSKALDLSKRESKQFRRTLHKLLDDGLIAKVKGDRFVRPHDADLVSGTIKFRQSGRALLLPDRQPGKPPREPLTILAEDTGVALHEDKVLVRLHDEKSRRQRGRDKRNRLRDGETLARVIRVLQRAHPTLTGTLKQSRMYHHVVPDDPRIIHDILVPPPERAEVFPKPKEGDKVVVRLLEWKMRHLNPEGVITEVLGKTHEPGAEFKAILHKYKLDTTFPDAVLAEVSKVPAQVSSREVKGRLDCRKKFTLTIDPDDAKDFDDALSYEETAKGGCRIGIHIADVSAYVKPGSQLDKEARRRGNSTYLVGCVIPMLPQALSNGICSLVENEDRLTKAVFLDFDRNGKHTGTTFANTVIRSSKRLTYRQAYAFLKKDDIAEIRGTPLPPAHQTGSTGRALTELDDREMHKIQKTIRRCWDIADKLRKARMQKGSLDLDMSEVKIFVDENGYADRIESIVNDESHQLIEEFMLAANEAVAKALFEAAIPFISRVHDEPDPEKLYELRDHMMTVGIAVGDLTNRPEVTRLLKKINDHPQNYPLKIQFLRSLKQACYRAQTDGHYGLYKTFYAHFTSPIRRYADLVVHRIFDYYLAKHGLDTAPARASMKYTKGDLDGIADHLTLTEQNSTEAERESVKIKLLEFFEREANRKKPSVFEAIVTDVKNHGMFIELTESMAFGMVHVSTLKDDLYTLSDDGTALQGRRRRKQYVLGQTIKVAVERVDRFKRQIDFHIVEDEEKDYGLGPDSAKFIARDKPVPKLKKARKPSNPKKKQRRKRNR; from the coding sequence ATGGATCTCGAAAGCAAGATCATCGAAGCCCTCAGCCGGCCCGACTACGTCCCCCTCAATCAACCCGACCTCTCCAAAGCTCTCGACCTCAGCAAGCGCGAGAGCAAGCAGTTTCGCCGCACCCTGCACAAGCTGCTCGACGACGGCCTCATCGCCAAGGTCAAGGGAGACCGCTTTGTCCGCCCCCACGATGCAGACCTGGTCAGCGGTACGATCAAGTTTCGACAAAGTGGCCGCGCGCTCCTGCTGCCCGACCGCCAGCCGGGCAAGCCACCGCGCGAGCCTCTCACCATCCTCGCTGAGGATACCGGTGTCGCCCTGCACGAGGACAAGGTACTCGTCCGCCTCCACGACGAAAAGTCGCGCCGCCAGCGTGGCCGTGACAAGCGCAACCGCCTCCGCGATGGAGAGACCCTGGCCCGCGTCATCCGCGTGCTCCAGCGCGCCCACCCCACCCTGACCGGCACGCTCAAGCAGTCCCGCATGTACCACCACGTCGTGCCGGACGATCCCCGCATCATCCACGACATCCTCGTCCCCCCGCCCGAGCGCGCCGAGGTCTTCCCCAAGCCCAAGGAGGGCGACAAAGTCGTTGTCCGCCTGCTGGAGTGGAAGATGCGCCACCTCAACCCCGAGGGGGTCATCACCGAGGTCTTGGGAAAAACCCATGAGCCCGGCGCCGAGTTCAAGGCAATCCTCCACAAGTACAAGCTGGACACGACCTTTCCGGATGCCGTCCTCGCCGAAGTTTCCAAGGTGCCCGCCCAAGTCTCCTCGCGCGAGGTCAAGGGGCGGCTGGACTGCCGTAAAAAGTTCACCCTCACCATCGACCCGGACGACGCCAAGGACTTTGATGATGCCCTCTCCTACGAGGAGACCGCCAAGGGCGGCTGCCGCATCGGCATCCACATCGCCGACGTGTCCGCCTACGTCAAGCCCGGCTCCCAGCTCGACAAGGAGGCCCGCCGCCGGGGGAACTCCACCTATCTAGTCGGCTGCGTCATCCCGATGCTTCCGCAGGCGCTCTCCAACGGTATCTGCTCACTGGTTGAGAACGAGGACCGCCTGACCAAGGCCGTCTTTCTGGACTTCGACCGCAACGGCAAGCACACCGGCACCACCTTTGCCAACACCGTCATCCGCTCCAGTAAGCGCCTGACGTATCGGCAGGCCTACGCATTCCTCAAAAAGGACGACATCGCCGAGATCCGTGGCACCCCGCTGCCGCCCGCGCACCAGACCGGCTCCACCGGTCGCGCCCTCACCGAGCTCGACGACCGCGAGATGCACAAAATCCAGAAGACGATCCGTCGCTGCTGGGACATCGCCGACAAGCTCCGCAAGGCTCGCATGCAAAAGGGTAGCCTCGACCTCGATATGTCCGAGGTGAAAATCTTCGTCGATGAAAACGGCTACGCCGACCGCATCGAGAGCATCGTCAACGACGAGAGCCACCAGCTCATTGAGGAGTTTATGCTCGCCGCTAACGAGGCCGTGGCCAAGGCCTTGTTCGAGGCAGCCATCCCCTTTATCTCGCGCGTGCACGACGAGCCCGACCCCGAAAAGCTCTACGAACTGCGCGACCACATGATGACCGTCGGCATCGCGGTGGGCGATCTCACCAACCGCCCCGAGGTCACGCGCCTACTCAAGAAGATCAACGACCACCCGCAGAACTACCCGCTGAAAATCCAGTTCCTGCGCAGTCTCAAGCAGGCCTGCTACCGGGCGCAAACAGACGGCCACTACGGGCTCTACAAAACCTTTTACGCGCACTTCACCTCGCCCATCCGCCGCTATGCGGACCTCGTCGTCCACCGCATCTTTGACTACTACCTGGCCAAGCACGGGCTCGACACCGCCCCGGCGCGCGCGTCCATGAAGTACACCAAGGGCGACCTCGACGGCATCGCCGATCACCTCACCCTGACCGAGCAGAACTCAACCGAGGCCGAGCGCGAGTCCGTCAAGATCAAGCTGCTGGAGTTCTTCGAGCGTGAAGCCAATCGCAAGAAGCCCTCGGTCTTCGAGGCCATCGTCACCGACGTCAAAAACCACGGCATGTTCATCGAGCTGACTGAGTCGATGGCCTTTGGGATGGTGCACGTATCCACGCTGAAGGACGACCTCTACACCCTCTCGGACGATGGCACCGCCCTGCAAGGGCGCCGACGCCGCAAGCAGTACGTGCTCGGGCAGACCATCAAGGTCGCCGTTGAGCGCGTGGACCGCTTCAAGCGCCAGATCGATTTCCATATCGTCGAGGACGAGGAAAAGGACTACGGCCTCGGCCCGGACTCCGCGAAGTTTATCGCACGAGATAAACCTGTGCCGAAGCTCAAAAAGGCGCGCAAACCCTCCAACCCGAAGAAAAAGCAACGCAGAAAGCGCAACCGATGA
- a CDS encoding LysR family transcriptional regulator — protein MEMHQLRYFVELARQGNFSRAAAACYVSQPSLSQQIMKLEDELGQPLIHRTRKGALLTHFGEAMLPRARRILLEAECIRDEAQAQNDQTCGKINLGAIPTIAPFLLPSLMERCLEKYPQMQLSLVEDTTNDLVAALRNGRLDFALMSRPFPWEDELEAITLFEDELLVTVAKNSPLNKRRRIKLDDLAEHSMIVMKDMHCLGRQSISLCESSGLSPKVSIESSQLETVVSLVESGLGFSFIPKMAATQMEHRQVGFHSVSPKPVSRDIVLVWSGAGSLTRTQQAFRDEAAASRT, from the coding sequence ATGGAAATGCATCAGCTGCGCTACTTCGTCGAGCTGGCCCGGCAGGGAAATTTCTCGCGGGCGGCGGCGGCGTGCTACGTGTCCCAGCCTTCGCTGAGCCAGCAGATTATGAAGCTGGAGGACGAGCTGGGGCAGCCGCTCATCCACCGGACCCGCAAGGGCGCACTGCTCACGCACTTTGGGGAGGCGATGCTCCCGCGCGCCCGGCGCATCCTCCTGGAGGCCGAGTGCATCCGCGACGAGGCGCAGGCCCAGAACGACCAGACCTGCGGAAAAATCAACCTCGGGGCCATCCCGACGATCGCACCTTTTTTACTGCCGTCGCTGATGGAGCGCTGCCTGGAGAAGTACCCGCAGATGCAGCTCTCACTCGTCGAGGACACCACGAATGATCTTGTCGCCGCGCTGCGAAATGGACGACTGGACTTCGCTCTGATGAGCCGACCTTTTCCGTGGGAGGATGAGCTGGAGGCCATCACGCTTTTCGAGGACGAGCTCCTCGTCACCGTGGCTAAAAACAGTCCTCTGAATAAGCGCCGCCGCATCAAGCTCGACGATCTCGCCGAGCATTCGATGATCGTGATGAAAGACATGCACTGCCTGGGACGGCAGAGTATCTCCCTGTGTGAGTCCTCCGGATTGAGCCCGAAAGTCTCGATCGAAAGCTCACAGCTGGAGACCGTCGTCTCGCTCGTGGAGAGCGGGCTGGGTTTTTCCTTTATCCCTAAAATGGCCGCCACACAGATGGAGCACCGGCAGGTCGGGTTTCACTCCGTCTCCCCGAAGCCGGTGAGCCGCGACATCGTGCTCGTCTGGTCGGGGGCGGGCAGCCTTACCCGTACGCAGCAGGCCTTCCGCGACGAAGCTGCGGCTAGCAGGACATAG
- a CDS encoding NTP transferase domain-containing protein has translation MKPTLLVLAAGMGSRYGGLKQLDPMGPQGETLLDYSLRDAREAGFEKAVFVIRRDFEEAFRQGVGDKAAAFMEVDYAFQALDDLPAGFSVPEGRVKPWGTAHAIRAARDAVSDPFIAINADDYYGADAYARILKHLLALDLADASELCMVGYPLKNTLSPHGSVNRGVCRLDGELLRTVEEHTDICAESDGKVRGVNLAGERVEIPEEAPVSMNFWGFIPAVFDVLEEHFTAFLKAHGTELKSECYIPTVVDDLIRAGRARCTVLPTSGEWFGVTYPADKPRVQQRLLALA, from the coding sequence ATGAAACCGACTCTCCTCGTCCTCGCCGCTGGCATGGGTAGCCGCTATGGCGGCCTGAAGCAACTCGACCCGATGGGGCCGCAGGGGGAAACCCTGCTGGACTACTCCCTGCGTGATGCCCGCGAGGCAGGCTTCGAGAAGGCCGTCTTTGTCATCCGTCGGGATTTCGAGGAGGCTTTCCGCCAGGGAGTGGGGGACAAGGCTGCGGCCTTCATGGAGGTGGACTACGCCTTTCAGGCGTTGGACGATCTGCCTGCCGGTTTCAGTGTGCCCGAGGGGCGCGTGAAGCCATGGGGCACGGCGCATGCGATTCGTGCCGCGCGAGATGCAGTGAGCGATCCCTTTATCGCCATCAATGCGGATGACTACTACGGGGCGGATGCCTACGCGCGTATTTTAAAGCATCTGTTGGCGCTTGATCTTGCCGACGCCAGCGAGCTGTGCATGGTCGGCTATCCACTGAAAAACACCCTCTCCCCGCACGGGAGTGTGAACCGCGGGGTGTGCCGGCTGGACGGTGAGCTCCTGCGCACGGTGGAGGAGCACACGGATATCTGTGCAGAGTCTGACGGCAAGGTGCGTGGCGTGAACCTCGCGGGTGAGCGGGTAGAAATTCCTGAGGAGGCACCGGTTTCGATGAATTTCTGGGGCTTCATTCCGGCTGTTTTTGACGTACTGGAGGAGCATTTTACAGCCTTCCTCAAGGCGCATGGGACTGAACTCAAGTCCGAGTGCTACATCCCGACCGTGGTGGACGACCTGATCCGTGCCGGGCGTGCCCGCTGCACCGTCCTGCCCACCAGTGGGGAGTGGTTCGGGGTGACCTACCCGGCGGACAAGCCCCGCGTGCAGCAGAGACTGCTTGCGCTGGCGTGA
- a CDS encoding PIG-L family deacetylase, translating to MPLQLTHADLYFPGESTKAFGRTTHLGIGAHQDDLEFMALHGILAGYQSRERGFAGVTCTDGGGSARAGRFAEYSDEQMKAVRIEEQKAAARLGEYTFMAQLKHPSSIAKEKDLRTPLVADLVAILRECHPSIIYTHNPFDKHRTHVGVLMAVLEAIRQLPLRLRPTQVLGCEVWRGLDWLPDSLKLVLPVSGHDELARQLSAVFESQIEGGKRYDLAIEGRRRANATFLESHAVDHEEAVSYAIDLTALTRDDAPPLQAWADSVLTNFRHEILDNLAGE from the coding sequence ATGCCGCTTCAGCTTACCCATGCCGATCTGTATTTCCCCGGTGAGTCCACTAAGGCCTTCGGGCGCACGACGCATCTGGGTATCGGTGCTCACCAGGACGATCTCGAGTTCATGGCTTTGCACGGCATCCTGGCCGGGTACCAGTCGCGTGAGCGTGGCTTCGCCGGGGTGACGTGCACCGATGGCGGCGGCAGCGCGAGGGCGGGACGCTTTGCCGAGTACAGCGATGAGCAGATGAAGGCCGTCCGCATTGAGGAGCAGAAAGCTGCCGCCCGGCTGGGCGAGTACACGTTTATGGCGCAGTTGAAGCATCCCAGCTCCATCGCCAAGGAGAAAGACCTCCGCACTCCCCTCGTCGCGGACCTCGTCGCAATCCTCAGAGAGTGCCATCCGAGCATCATCTATACGCACAACCCCTTTGATAAACACCGCACCCACGTCGGTGTGCTGATGGCCGTACTGGAGGCCATCCGGCAGCTGCCCCTCCGGCTGCGCCCGACTCAGGTGCTCGGCTGCGAGGTCTGGCGCGGGCTCGACTGGCTCCCCGACTCCCTCAAGCTCGTGCTCCCCGTCAGCGGGCATGACGAGCTGGCCCGCCAGCTCAGCGCGGTCTTTGAGTCACAGATCGAGGGCGGCAAACGCTACGACCTCGCCATCGAAGGCCGCCGACGCGCCAACGCCACCTTTCTAGAGTCACACGCAGTGGATCATGAGGAAGCCGTCAGCTACGCCATCGACCTGACCGCGCTCACCCGTGATGACGCTCCCCCGCTCCAAGCCTGGGCGGACTCCGTCCTGACAAATTTCCGCCACGAGATCCTCGACAACCTGGCCGGGGAATAG
- a CDS encoding DNA polymerase domain-containing protein, producing MSDTSEKPSLCGLWADPEGGIHLAEASADGTRTVRRVDFSPYAWCRRGSGEPLAGKGSFDRLEHFEDTEDYQAFLKETPREDVVAVKPLEQQYLLETRDRLFGGLRFDQLRRCQLDIETACSEEGGFPSPRRKEDRVLAIGLSMGGEDHTLVLEEMTDAAERVLLKSLNDALEELDPDVIEGHNIFKFDLEYLRRRCGRFKVPCRWGRFGQEASFRNSRIRIAERWIDFPRCDLPGRTVFDTYLMIQIYDVTTRDLASYSLKEVAVHLGISDRETRTYLKAHDIQKAFAEDRETFLSYLGDDLRETEGVAALLLPTYVAQIKSFPMTLQETCLRGTGGKVDLLFLEKYFHAGQALPDPPPVDRFEGAYSRSFVTGVYKHVLHYDVASLYPSLLLHIGRNPAGDSLGIFIPMLKELREERLRYKALAREAESAELRAEYQARQASFKILINSFYGYLGFGGARFADSELAAEVTRRGRELLIKLIEAFEQEGCTVLEADTDGIYVSSEKDFANPEGLLKRVAGDMPVGIDLEYDGSYPAMLCYKAKNYALYDGEQLRIRGSALRSRGIEPYLKALTDQLIRYLLGMDAEPPQALLDTYRKSITSGEMPVEELAKREYLSMNPEVYRKSVETSKKPRRASLEVALKMDPQPRMGEQVTYFLTYGEKKRTPDWQVARPLEGFDSKDCPYNADAYLKKLDDWEKRYAEFLPSQSEQTELL from the coding sequence ATGTCTGATACCTCTGAAAAACCTTCCCTGTGCGGCCTGTGGGCTGATCCCGAGGGCGGCATCCACCTGGCTGAAGCCAGCGCAGACGGGACGCGCACGGTTCGCCGCGTGGACTTTAGCCCCTACGCCTGGTGCCGCAGGGGTAGCGGTGAGCCGCTGGCGGGAAAGGGGAGCTTTGACCGGCTGGAGCATTTCGAGGATACGGAGGATTATCAGGCGTTTTTAAAAGAGACCCCGCGTGAGGACGTGGTGGCGGTCAAACCGCTGGAGCAGCAGTATCTGCTGGAGACCCGTGACCGGCTTTTCGGTGGGCTGCGCTTTGACCAGTTGCGCCGCTGCCAGCTCGATATCGAGACGGCCTGCTCAGAGGAGGGCGGGTTCCCCAGCCCACGCCGCAAGGAGGACCGCGTGCTGGCCATCGGGCTGAGCATGGGGGGCGAGGATCATACGCTCGTGCTGGAGGAGATGACGGATGCGGCCGAGCGCGTGCTGCTGAAGTCGCTCAACGACGCGCTGGAGGAGTTGGACCCCGATGTCATCGAGGGGCACAATATTTTCAAGTTCGATCTGGAGTATCTGCGGCGGCGTTGTGGCCGCTTCAAGGTGCCGTGCCGATGGGGACGCTTTGGCCAGGAGGCTTCGTTCCGCAACAGCCGTATCCGCATTGCCGAGCGCTGGATCGACTTTCCGCGTTGCGACCTGCCGGGGCGCACTGTTTTCGATACCTATCTGATGATTCAGATCTACGATGTGACCACGCGCGATCTGGCCTCGTATTCTCTGAAAGAGGTCGCCGTCCACCTCGGCATCTCTGACCGCGAGACGCGCACGTATCTGAAAGCTCATGACATCCAGAAGGCGTTCGCTGAGGATCGGGAAACATTTCTGAGCTATCTCGGGGACGACCTGCGCGAGACCGAGGGCGTGGCTGCGCTGCTGCTGCCCACCTATGTGGCGCAGATCAAGAGCTTTCCTATGACGCTGCAGGAGACCTGCCTGCGCGGCACGGGTGGTAAGGTGGATCTGCTGTTTCTGGAAAAGTATTTCCACGCCGGGCAGGCGCTGCCCGATCCGCCGCCGGTGGACCGCTTCGAGGGGGCGTACTCGCGCAGCTTTGTCACCGGCGTGTATAAACATGTGCTCCACTATGACGTGGCCTCGCTCTACCCGAGCCTGCTGCTGCACATCGGCCGCAACCCGGCTGGCGATTCGCTCGGTATTTTTATCCCCATGCTAAAGGAGCTGCGTGAGGAACGCCTGCGGTACAAGGCGCTCGCCCGCGAGGCCGAGAGCGCCGAGCTGCGGGCCGAGTACCAGGCGCGGCAGGCGAGCTTTAAGATCCTCATCAACTCTTTCTACGGTTACCTGGGTTTTGGCGGGGCGCGCTTCGCGGACAGCGAACTGGCGGCGGAGGTCACCCGGCGCGGTCGCGAGCTGTTGATCAAGTTGATCGAGGCCTTCGAGCAGGAGGGCTGCACCGTGCTTGAGGCCGATACCGACGGTATCTACGTGAGCTCGGAAAAGGATTTCGCAAATCCCGAGGGGCTGCTCAAACGCGTCGCCGGGGATATGCCAGTCGGCATCGATCTGGAGTACGACGGGAGCTATCCGGCCATGCTCTGCTACAAGGCCAAAAACTATGCCCTGTACGACGGCGAGCAGCTGCGCATCCGTGGGTCGGCGCTGCGCTCGCGCGGTATCGAGCCCTACCTCAAGGCGCTGACCGACCAGCTCATTCGCTATCTGCTGGGGATGGATGCGGAGCCTCCCCAGGCGCTGCTCGATACGTATCGAAAATCCATTACGTCCGGCGAGATGCCGGTCGAGGAGCTGGCCAAGCGTGAGTATCTGTCTATGAACCCCGAGGTGTACCGCAAGAGTGTGGAGACCTCGAAGAAGCCTCGCCGGGCCTCACTGGAGGTTGCGCTAAAAATGGACCCGCAGCCGCGTATGGGCGAGCAAGTGACGTACTTCCTCACCTATGGGGAAAAGAAGCGAACGCCGGACTGGCAGGTGGCGCGCCCACTGGAAGGCTTTGACTCAAAAGACTGCCCGTATAACGCCGATGCCTACCTGAAGAAACTCGACGACTGGGAAAAACGCTACGCGGAGTTTCTGCCCAGCCAGAGTGAACAGACCGAGCTGCTGTAA
- a CDS encoding NAD-dependent epimerase/dehydratase family protein, with translation MSDKTDPHQPKLIIFGCGYVGREVARQALEKGWDVRALTRNPDKAAELRQLGLSQVVVADLDEDTWHDQLDPHPDFVLNCVSSAGGGIDGYRKSYIDGQQSILKWAANGHVGTYVYTSATSVYPQTEGEWVDESASTDGASEHGSLLLESESLLQGARGISRWFVLRLGGIYGPDRHYFVDKLRTGDTTFPGSGESWLNLIHRDDIASAVFAAFEAPAEIAKRVYNVVDGQPASRGEIIGWLAEQLGQSAPTFTPQQASARDSGRRSSGGKLPNRRIDAGLIERELGWQPAFKNFRDGFTGLLH, from the coding sequence GTGTCTGATAAAACTGATCCCCACCAACCGAAACTCATCATCTTCGGCTGCGGCTACGTCGGCCGTGAAGTCGCCCGCCAGGCCCTGGAAAAGGGCTGGGACGTGCGCGCGCTGACCCGCAACCCGGACAAGGCTGCCGAGCTGCGTCAGCTCGGCCTCTCCCAGGTCGTAGTGGCCGACCTCGACGAGGATACCTGGCATGACCAGCTCGATCCGCACCCGGACTTTGTCCTGAACTGCGTCAGCTCCGCCGGAGGCGGGATCGACGGCTATCGCAAGTCCTACATCGATGGGCAGCAGTCCATCCTGAAGTGGGCCGCCAATGGCCACGTCGGCACCTACGTCTACACCAGTGCGACCAGTGTTTACCCGCAGACCGAGGGCGAGTGGGTGGACGAGTCTGCGTCCACGGACGGAGCCTCTGAGCATGGCTCGCTGCTGCTGGAGTCGGAGTCTCTGCTGCAGGGCGCGCGGGGCATCAGTCGCTGGTTCGTACTGCGACTGGGTGGGATCTATGGTCCCGATCGTCACTACTTTGTGGACAAGCTCCGGACGGGCGACACGACCTTCCCGGGGTCGGGTGAATCATGGCTCAATCTGATCCACCGCGACGATATTGCCAGCGCGGTTTTCGCGGCCTTTGAGGCACCTGCGGAGATTGCCAAGCGCGTGTACAATGTGGTCGATGGGCAGCCTGCCTCGCGCGGCGAGATCATCGGCTGGCTCGCGGAGCAACTCGGGCAATCGGCGCCGACCTTTACCCCGCAGCAGGCAAGTGCCCGCGACAGTGGCCGCCGCTCAAGCGGTGGTAAGCTCCCGAATCGCCGGATTGATGCCGGGCTGATTGAGCGTGAGTTAGGCTGGCAACCGGCTTTTAAAAATTTCCGTGACGGGTTCACGGGATTGTTACACTAA
- a CDS encoding porin, with translation MPLLSRIALLGLLLAAPLAQAADEELIRLLEQKGYLSEKEANEIIESDGSFDFKPNSKRTEELTVGALLQFQYNYMQAQNGGGPNPATRNNFQLRRAYLTLEGKIGDGFGAVIVPNFGDAKARLDHAYVYKEIENPDMKFYAGLRKVRFDEEEYSSTSKLRTIERSLVTDYWGNDTGTENQIPEGTEANGDLGFAAQHMGLFGDWKIDDNFGAELALVNGYASSSPGNTFQNKIGVYAQLRSSWDLSSEEGETMKLQAGINTGYQASGNSYWQPTANGASASATNLYIGNSDSDASSIGVNPYVIFQWDGFMISGEFLMNWVENGKLYDNAQLSAASGGNVTASSQAIPWGIVVTPSYRFFDDYEVVFQYAYINTDGRGVQIDGTVPNAPDVGRLFFQEAQSFYLGFNWYILGDDLKLQFGYSYLDYSGQYNMPNGGTVNPESGSFTGAGYGLHIFRGQIQVIF, from the coding sequence ATGCCGCTACTCTCTCGCATCGCCCTGCTCGGGCTGCTGCTGGCTGCTCCGCTTGCCCAGGCCGCGGACGAGGAGCTGATCCGTTTGCTGGAGCAAAAAGGCTACCTCTCCGAGAAGGAGGCGAACGAGATTATCGAGAGTGACGGGAGCTTCGACTTTAAACCGAACTCGAAGCGCACAGAGGAGCTGACCGTGGGCGCGCTGCTGCAGTTTCAGTATAACTACATGCAGGCGCAAAACGGTGGCGGACCCAACCCGGCAACGCGTAACAACTTTCAACTACGCCGGGCCTATCTCACCCTGGAGGGTAAGATCGGCGACGGCTTCGGCGCGGTTATCGTGCCGAACTTTGGAGACGCCAAGGCGAGGCTCGACCATGCCTACGTTTACAAGGAGATCGAAAACCCCGATATGAAGTTTTACGCGGGGCTGAGAAAGGTGCGCTTCGATGAAGAAGAATATTCCTCGACCTCGAAGTTGCGCACGATCGAGCGTTCGCTGGTGACGGACTACTGGGGGAACGATACCGGGACCGAGAACCAGATCCCTGAAGGGACGGAGGCCAACGGCGACCTCGGCTTTGCCGCCCAGCACATGGGGCTCTTTGGTGACTGGAAGATCGACGATAACTTCGGGGCCGAGCTTGCCCTGGTTAACGGCTACGCTTCTTCCTCACCGGGGAACACCTTTCAGAATAAAATCGGCGTTTACGCGCAGTTGCGCAGCTCCTGGGATCTGTCATCGGAAGAGGGTGAGACGATGAAACTGCAGGCTGGCATCAATACCGGATACCAAGCCTCCGGGAACTCCTACTGGCAGCCTACCGCTAACGGGGCTTCGGCCTCGGCGACCAACCTCTACATCGGTAATTCAGACTCGGATGCCAGCTCCATCGGCGTAAACCCCTACGTGATTTTCCAGTGGGACGGGTTTATGATTTCGGGTGAGTTCCTGATGAACTGGGTGGAGAACGGGAAGCTCTACGACAACGCACAGCTCAGTGCGGCCTCGGGTGGTAACGTGACGGCATCCAGCCAGGCTATTCCGTGGGGGATAGTCGTCACGCCCTCGTACCGTTTCTTCGACGACTACGAAGTGGTCTTTCAGTATGCCTACATCAATACAGATGGTCGCGGTGTGCAGATCGACGGCACGGTGCCGAATGCTCCCGATGTCGGCCGACTCTTCTTTCAGGAGGCGCAGTCCTTTTATCTCGGCTTTAACTGGTACATCCTCGGCGACGACCTGAAACTCCAGTTCGGGTACAGCTATCTGGACTACTCGGGCCAGTACAACATGCCCAACGGGGGTACCGTTAATCCCGAGAGCGGGTCATTCACCGGAGCAGGTTACGGGCTGCATATCTTTCGCGGGCAGATCCAGGTGATTTTCTAA